A window of the Bacillus andreraoultii genome harbors these coding sequences:
- a CDS encoding ACT domain-containing protein, producing MHGSEKFYLIQDDVLPISIRKTMEVKKLLNSGQFKTIQEAVNQVGISRSVYYKYKDKIFPFNTATYQKVITVSLLLEHRPGILSRVLQFVADKGGNVITINQSIPLQGIANVVLSIDLAQLQQSTTYFLEELINVDGVRRAVIVGES from the coding sequence TTGCATGGGAGTGAAAAATTTTATTTAATTCAAGACGATGTTTTACCAATTTCAATCCGAAAAACGATGGAAGTGAAAAAACTACTGAATTCTGGACAATTTAAAACGATACAAGAGGCAGTCAATCAAGTTGGAATTAGTCGTAGTGTTTATTACAAATATAAAGATAAAATTTTTCCGTTTAATACTGCCACATATCAAAAGGTCATTACAGTGTCACTATTATTGGAACATCGACCTGGTATATTATCACGAGTATTGCAATTTGTAGCCGATAAAGGGGGAAATGTCATTACGATTAACCAAAGTATTCCGCTACAAGGGATTGCAAATGTTGTATTATCGATTGATTTAGCCCAACTTCAACAATCCACGACATATTTTCTAGAAGAGTTAATAAATGTTGATGGTGTACGGCGAGCAGTCATTGTTGGGGAAAGTTAA
- a CDS encoding homoserine dehydrogenase — protein sequence MRDKIKVGLMGFGTVGTGVVRIVDSNKEDLYKQTGAEIEVSRILVRDTEKERAVYVNPDIITTDPHELIYDEDVKVVIEVMGGIEPARTYLLEAIEQGKHIVTANKDLMAIHGAELTKKAQQFGCDLYYEASVAGGIPILNAIVEGFSSDRIKQIMGIVNGTTNYILTKMSNEHASFDDVLREAQELGYAEADPTADVEGLDAARKMAILASLGFHVGMNLDDVSVRGISQVTLEDMKYGEQLGYTMKLIGIAKKDDDFIEVSVEPTLVKNSHPLATVNGVFNAVYVYGEAVGETMFYGPGAGELPTATAVLSDLVTVVKNIKLGITGRSMATPYHEKKLKSDKEIYSKYFIRLIVNDESGVLAQIAKLMAEEGISVEKVFQEPYPNEDKKAELILVTHKTSKKQVDTILNAFEQVDFVEKVKSSYRVEGGE from the coding sequence ATGAGAGATAAAATTAAAGTTGGTTTAATGGGATTCGGAACGGTGGGTACGGGTGTCGTCCGAATTGTTGATTCGAATAAAGAGGATTTATATAAGCAAACGGGTGCGGAAATTGAGGTTAGTCGGATTTTAGTCCGCGATACCGAAAAGGAGCGGGCGGTGTATGTAAATCCAGATATTATTACAACAGATCCACATGAATTAATTTATGATGAAGATGTAAAAGTTGTCATTGAAGTAATGGGGGGGATTGAGCCAGCACGTACGTATTTACTCGAAGCGATTGAACAAGGAAAACATATTGTTACGGCAAATAAAGATTTAATGGCGATTCATGGAGCGGAGTTAACGAAAAAAGCGCAACAATTTGGCTGTGATCTTTATTATGAAGCAAGTGTTGCCGGTGGAATCCCGATTTTAAATGCGATTGTTGAAGGATTCTCATCTGATCGAATTAAGCAAATTATGGGGATTGTCAATGGAACGACGAACTATATTTTAACAAAAATGAGTAATGAACATGCCTCTTTTGATGATGTTTTACGGGAAGCACAAGAGTTAGGCTATGCCGAGGCGGATCCTACAGCGGATGTGGAAGGATTAGATGCAGCTCGGAAAATGGCCATCCTCGCATCACTTGGTTTCCATGTTGGAATGAATTTAGATGATGTATCCGTTCGCGGTATTTCGCAAGTTACTTTAGAAGACATGAAATATGGGGAACAACTCGGTTATACGATGAAGTTAATTGGCATTGCGAAAAAGGATGATGATTTTATTGAAGTAAGTGTTGAACCGACATTGGTTAAAAACTCTCATCCACTCGCAACGGTGAATGGTGTATTTAATGCGGTGTATGTTTACGGAGAAGCGGTTGGTGAGACGATGTTTTATGGTCCTGGTGCTGGTGAACTACCGACAGCCACTGCCGTTTTATCTGACCTTGTTACAGTAGTGAAAAACATTAAACTTGGTATTACTGGTCGTAGTATGGCAACACCTTATCATGAGAAAAAGCTGAAAAGTGATAAAGAAATCTATTCAAAATATTTTATCCGACTAATTGTAAACGATGAAAGTGGTGTGTTGGCACAAATTGCAAAGCTAATGGCTGAAGAGGGTATTAGTGTTGAGAAAGTGTTCCAAGAGCCTTATCCGAATGAAGATAAAAAGGCAGAGCTCATTCTTGTGACACATAAAACATCAAAAAAACAAGTAGATACGATACTAAATGCGTTCGAGCAAGTTGATTTTGTTGAAAAAGTAAAAAGTAGTTATCGAGTGGAAGGCGGCGAGTAA
- the thrC gene encoding threonine synthase gives MVGIIEKYREFLPVTENTPLLSLHEGSTPLIRAENLSKKLGLDLYFKYEGLNPTGSFKDRGMVMAVAKAVEEGSQSIMCASTGNTSAAAAAYAARANMNCYVLIPDGKIALGKLAQAIMYGAKIIAINGNFDVALSIVREITSEKPITLVNSVNPYRLEGQKTAAFEIVDELGTTPDILAIPVGNAGNISAYWKGFKEYVEKDKAVHLPQMYGYQAEGSAPLVKGEMVTNPETIATAIRIGNPASWEKAKRALDESNGRIDSVTDEEILAAQKLLTSSEGIFAEPASCASLAGVVKHRKLGLIEEGKRVVCVLTGNGLKDPDVVLKNEFSMEKVNADYQSVLNVLRM, from the coding sequence ATGGTCGGGATTATAGAAAAATATCGTGAATTTTTACCAGTAACAGAAAATACTCCGTTATTAAGTCTCCATGAAGGGAGTACACCATTAATTCGAGCAGAAAATTTATCAAAAAAATTAGGTTTAGATCTTTATTTTAAATACGAGGGATTAAATCCGACCGGTTCATTTAAAGATCGCGGAATGGTGATGGCTGTTGCAAAAGCGGTAGAGGAGGGGAGTCAGTCAATCATGTGTGCCTCAACTGGGAATACGTCAGCAGCAGCGGCGGCCTACGCGGCACGAGCAAATATGAACTGCTATGTCCTCATCCCGGATGGAAAGATTGCTCTTGGAAAACTAGCCCAAGCGATTATGTATGGTGCCAAAATTATTGCCATTAATGGGAACTTTGATGTTGCACTTTCCATCGTACGAGAAATTACTAGTGAAAAACCAATTACACTCGTAAACTCAGTAAATCCTTATCGGTTAGAAGGGCAAAAAACTGCAGCTTTTGAAATTGTCGATGAGCTTGGAACGACTCCAGATATTTTGGCAATTCCGGTCGGGAATGCAGGGAATATTTCAGCTTACTGGAAAGGGTTTAAAGAATATGTGGAGAAGGATAAAGCGGTCCATCTACCACAAATGTATGGATACCAAGCGGAAGGGTCAGCACCACTTGTTAAAGGAGAAATGGTCACAAATCCAGAAACAATTGCAACAGCGATTCGAATTGGGAATCCTGCTAGTTGGGAAAAAGCGAAACGGGCCCTTGATGAATCAAACGGTCGAATTGATTCGGTTACCGACGAAGAGATTTTAGCTGCTCAAAAATTATTAACAAGTTCAGAAGGTATTTTTGCCGAACCAGCCTCTTGTGCTTCGTTGGCAGGGGTTGTGAAACATCGGAAGCTAGGGCTTATTGAGGAAGGAAAGCGAGTCGTTTGTGTGTTAACAGGAAACGGGTTAAAGGATCCTGATGTTGTATTGAAAAATGAATTCTCGATGGAAAAAGTAAATGCTGATTATCAGTCTGTTTTAAATGTGTTAAGAATGTAA
- the thrB gene encoding homoserine kinase: MVVRVPASTANLGPGFDSIGMALQLYTTIKIKRAKQTKFHLIGENQAGIPTDKNNLIYQTIDYLFLKAGLPTPELEIEVTSEIPLARGLGSSGTAIVGGLIAANELAGKPFSREEVFQFASEMEGHPDNVGASLFGGMIVAAKSSVGKYAYNLLKPSEELKVVVAIPDYELQTSLARNVLPSNYSREDVVHAISHSALLTSALVTGNLSALRVALNDRIHQPYRQSLLPGFEELQNNAQDYGALGCVISGAGPTIIAFATGDCEQLITFMESTLQKYGVTAKVAPLAIDNKGATCVVSGEQLVSK; encoded by the coding sequence ATGGTGGTAAGAGTCCCTGCAAGTACGGCAAATCTTGGTCCGGGCTTTGACTCGATTGGGATGGCGCTGCAATTATACACAACGATAAAAATAAAGCGCGCAAAACAAACGAAATTTCATTTGATTGGGGAAAATCAAGCTGGTATTCCAACAGATAAAAATAATTTAATCTATCAAACAATTGATTATTTATTTTTGAAAGCAGGGTTACCGACGCCAGAGCTGGAGATTGAAGTAACAAGTGAAATTCCACTAGCTCGTGGCCTCGGATCTAGCGGAACGGCAATTGTTGGTGGACTTATCGCTGCAAATGAGTTAGCAGGGAAACCTTTTTCAAGGGAGGAGGTTTTCCAGTTTGCGTCTGAAATGGAAGGGCATCCAGATAATGTTGGGGCATCACTTTTTGGTGGAATGATTGTTGCAGCAAAAAGTAGTGTGGGTAAATACGCATATAATTTATTGAAACCATCTGAAGAATTGAAAGTTGTTGTAGCAATCCCCGACTATGAATTACAAACATCCTTGGCTCGAAATGTATTACCATCGAATTATTCAAGGGAGGATGTCGTTCATGCGATTAGTCACTCAGCATTATTAACTAGTGCACTTGTAACAGGTAATTTATCTGCCTTGCGTGTTGCATTAAATGATCGTATCCATCAACCGTACCGTCAGTCCTTATTACCAGGTTTTGAAGAACTACAAAACAATGCCCAAGATTATGGCGCACTCGGTTGTGTTATTAGTGGTGCAGGTCCAACAATCATTGCCTTTGCAACGGGTGATTGTGAACAACTCATTACTTTTATGGAGTCTACTTTACAAAAATACGGTGTAACTGCAAAAGTTGCCCCACTTGCGATCGACAATAAAGGAGCAACATGTGTGGTTAGTGGGGAACAGCTAGTAAGTAAATGA
- a CDS encoding M20 family peptidase, translating to MKKSLLFILLGVLFIFIFVTGYRTFAIQSRQPTPMKTNVVIDEEKAITHFSKALTYKTISYRDREKFDYDEFEKFIEFLQKTYPTVHEKLEFERMNDYALVFKWKGTKANKNPIGLTSHYDVVPILEGTEDNWEHDPFSGDIHDGTIWGRGTLDDKIGVIGILEAAEFLLNEGYEPERDIYFMFGFDEEIGGEHGAKVIAETLKERGIHFAFVLDEGGAIIENMVPGVDQPVAVVGIAEKGSATAELSIEGSGGHSSQPKNHTNIGRISKAIATLEDTQFHEELRGPVNDLFEFVAPEMSLPMRYVFANKSIFKPVIENILLKEPTTAALLRTTIAPTIFQAGEQYNALPEKASAIINLRLMPGDSLLDVENFIKETIKDDDIKVKVSGNEASKVSSVDGWHFKSIQQATRNVYENAIVAPYLMFAGSDAKHYDEISDNTYRFLPVLITSDDLNKMHGTNEQISIDNYINAIKFYIEIMIEASS from the coding sequence ATGAAAAAGTCTCTTCTTTTTATCTTATTAGGAGTTTTATTCATTTTTATTTTTGTAACCGGATACAGGACGTTTGCTATCCAATCGAGGCAACCAACCCCTATGAAAACAAATGTCGTCATTGATGAGGAAAAAGCAATTACTCATTTTTCTAAGGCTCTTACTTATAAAACAATTTCCTACCGTGATCGAGAAAAATTTGATTATGATGAATTTGAAAAGTTTATCGAGTTTTTACAAAAAACATATCCGACAGTACATGAAAAATTGGAATTCGAACGAATGAATGACTATGCACTTGTCTTTAAATGGAAAGGGACAAAGGCGAACAAAAATCCAATTGGACTAACTAGCCATTATGATGTCGTACCTATTTTAGAAGGAACGGAGGATAATTGGGAACATGATCCATTTAGTGGAGATATTCATGATGGAACGATTTGGGGACGCGGAACATTGGATGATAAAATTGGCGTCATTGGCATTTTAGAGGCGGCGGAATTTTTATTAAATGAAGGATATGAACCAGAACGAGATATTTACTTTATGTTTGGTTTTGATGAAGAAATTGGTGGGGAACATGGAGCAAAAGTAATTGCTGAGACGTTGAAAGAGCGTGGCATACACTTCGCATTCGTCCTTGATGAAGGAGGCGCAATTATTGAAAATATGGTTCCTGGTGTAGACCAACCTGTTGCTGTCGTTGGAATTGCTGAAAAAGGCTCGGCAACTGCGGAGCTCTCCATTGAAGGAAGTGGTGGACACTCTTCACAACCGAAAAACCATACAAATATAGGTCGCATCTCCAAGGCAATTGCAACATTGGAGGATACACAATTCCATGAAGAATTAAGAGGACCCGTTAATGATTTATTTGAATTCGTCGCTCCTGAGATGAGTTTACCAATGCGTTATGTTTTTGCGAATAAATCAATTTTCAAACCAGTCATTGAAAATATTTTATTGAAAGAACCAACAACCGCAGCATTATTGCGGACGACAATCGCACCGACGATTTTTCAAGCTGGTGAGCAATATAACGCATTACCAGAGAAGGCATCTGCTATTATTAATTTACGACTCATGCCTGGGGATTCACTCCTAGACGTAGAAAATTTTATTAAGGAAACGATTAAAGATGACGATATAAAAGTAAAAGTAAGTGGAAATGAAGCATCGAAAGTGTCCTCTGTTGATGGGTGGCATTTTAAATCCATCCAACAAGCGACGAGAAATGTCTATGAAAATGCGATTGTCGCACCATATTTAATGTTTGCAGGCTCAGATGCAAAACATTACGATGAAATTTCCGATAACACTTATCGTTTCCTACCCGTATTAATTACATCAGACGACTTGAACAAAATGCACGGGACAAATGAACAAATAAGTATAGACAATTATATAAATGCGATTAAGTTTTATATAGAGATTATGATAGAGGCTAGTTCGTAG
- the helD gene encoding RNA polymerase recycling motor HelD, whose protein sequence is MNEEEKHLAYTKKYMEYILQETLESLGKYKGNIREALAELDNLDSSLNYTTALSNTRFLEMATKEADALERLIDKPYFARIDFQRKGQQETDTYYLGKTSLYEKETQEPIIVDWRSPIANVYYDGRLGDVSYESYEGEIEGNLSLKRQFKIEEGKLIDYVDVDMMAADDLLLEALSGNADNRLTEIITTIQAEQNRAIRADLTKPIIIQGAAGSGKTTIALHRLSYFIYRYKDRFQPEQLMILAPNHMFLGYIADVLPELGVEKIRQTTYIDYVKKCIGGKVKVINPKQKLISLIYMTDTKDKSLLTWLSQFKGSFTYKKVIDRYLKDIRKQLTPTEDFYLEKYRLVSKKRLQHLFLIDYNYLPFYKRLEKIENVLKTDVRQKKKQISDKLAKKYDDYLDYALEIKNAAKRREKVVQAMDAKEERVKTIALEAKTAVKNYIKKIPRKTLLDYYKELFSNKERFRNYTSDVLSEEQINFFLSYNNKRLEKSQVEMEDLAALFYMQAKIFGIKKELLAKNVVIDEAQDYSNFQLYALKAGLETDLFTIVGDLAQGIYAYRGLRSFETLKKVFPEANYVTLQKSYRTTVEIMNVANDILNLMGNHLPQVEPVVRHGEKPLFLHYQNKNEFITNVQWAMKEIEQAGLQSIAFIGKTDDECKKIEKVLKGQVERPIQLLKENEDMKQDHLIIVPSYLSKGLEFDVVLLAVIDETFTVDDIDIKLLYVAMTRPMHRLYFIAKDKQDLLLNVTTNIIEK, encoded by the coding sequence ATGAATGAAGAGGAGAAACATCTAGCCTATACGAAAAAGTATATGGAGTATATATTACAGGAAACACTAGAAAGCTTAGGCAAATATAAAGGAAATATTCGTGAAGCATTGGCAGAACTCGATAACCTCGACAGTAGCTTAAACTATACGACCGCCTTATCGAATACACGATTTCTTGAAATGGCCACGAAAGAAGCAGATGCTTTAGAGCGATTGATCGATAAGCCGTACTTTGCCAGAATTGATTTTCAAAGGAAAGGTCAGCAGGAAACCGATACTTATTATCTTGGAAAAACATCTCTTTATGAAAAGGAAACACAAGAACCTATCATAGTCGACTGGCGTTCCCCGATTGCCAACGTATATTATGATGGCCGACTGGGTGATGTTTCCTATGAGTCTTATGAAGGTGAAATCGAGGGAAATCTTTCATTAAAACGGCAATTTAAAATTGAGGAAGGTAAGCTAATTGATTATGTCGATGTCGATATGATGGCAGCAGATGATTTACTCCTAGAAGCACTCTCAGGTAATGCAGACAATCGATTAACAGAAATTATTACAACCATTCAAGCAGAGCAAAATCGTGCTATCCGGGCTGACTTAACAAAGCCGATTATCATTCAAGGTGCGGCTGGGAGTGGGAAAACAACCATTGCCCTTCACCGCCTCTCCTATTTCATCTATCGGTACAAAGATCGCTTTCAACCTGAACAACTAATGATTCTCGCACCAAATCATATGTTTCTTGGCTACATTGCTGATGTATTACCTGAACTAGGTGTAGAAAAAATACGGCAAACGACATACATCGACTATGTTAAAAAATGTATCGGCGGAAAAGTAAAAGTCATAAATCCTAAACAAAAACTCATTTCACTTATTTATATGACGGATACAAAAGACAAAAGCCTACTTACATGGCTCTCCCAATTTAAAGGTTCATTTACTTACAAAAAAGTAATTGATCGGTATTTAAAAGATATACGAAAACAACTTACCCCAACGGAAGATTTTTATCTTGAAAAATATCGTCTCGTATCAAAGAAAAGACTGCAACATTTATTTTTAATCGATTATAACTATCTCCCTTTTTACAAGCGGCTTGAAAAAATCGAAAATGTATTGAAAACAGATGTACGTCAGAAGAAAAAGCAAATTAGTGATAAATTAGCAAAAAAATATGATGATTATTTAGATTATGCATTAGAAATTAAAAACGCTGCAAAACGAAGAGAAAAAGTCGTACAAGCAATGGATGCTAAAGAAGAACGGGTAAAAACAATTGCACTCGAGGCAAAGACAGCCGTAAAAAATTATATAAAAAAGATCCCAAGAAAGACATTATTAGACTACTATAAAGAGCTCTTTTCAAATAAAGAGAGATTCCGTAACTATACAAGTGATGTTCTCTCAGAGGAGCAAATAAATTTTTTCCTTTCCTACAATAATAAACGGCTAGAAAAAAGCCAAGTAGAAATGGAAGATTTAGCCGCATTATTTTATATGCAGGCAAAAATATTTGGCATTAAAAAGGAATTATTAGCTAAAAATGTTGTTATTGATGAAGCACAAGATTACAGTAACTTTCAATTATATGCGTTAAAGGCTGGACTTGAGACAGATTTGTTTACTATTGTCGGGGATTTAGCACAAGGTATATACGCATACCGCGGATTACGCTCCTTTGAAACATTGAAAAAGGTTTTCCCTGAAGCAAACTATGTTACTTTACAAAAAAGTTATCGGACAACGGTTGAAATAATGAATGTAGCCAATGACATTTTAAACTTGATGGGAAATCATTTACCACAAGTTGAACCCGTTGTTCGTCACGGAGAAAAACCACTCTTTCTACATTATCAGAACAAAAATGAATTTATAACAAACGTTCAATGGGCCATGAAAGAAATTGAGCAGGCAGGACTTCAATCAATCGCATTCATTGGAAAAACAGATGATGAATGTAAAAAGATAGAAAAGGTATTGAAAGGACAAGTTGAACGACCGATTCAATTATTAAAAGAAAATGAAGATATGAAACAAGATCATCTAATCATTGTCCCTTCCTATTTATCAAAAGGGCTTGAGTTTGATGTGGTGCTTCTTGCTGTGATTGATGAGACGTTTACAGTAGATGATATTGATATAAAGTTGTTATATGTTGCAATGACACGCCCAATGCATAGACTTTACTTCATTGCCAAGGATAAACAGGACCTACTTTTAAATGTTACAACCAATATTATAGAAAAATAG
- the lipA gene encoding lipoyl synthase translates to MPQQTDYIRKPEWLKIKLNTTQSYGNIKNLVKGNRLNTVCEEAKCPNIYECWSERGTATFMILGNVCTRGCRFCAVATGRPTELDWAEPERVADSVKVMGLKHVVVTAVARDDLIDGGAAVFAETVRAIRRKNPGTTIEILPSDMKGDYESLHTLMSSKPDIFDHNVETVRRLTPRVRAIAKYDRSLQLLKRVKEISPETPTKSSIMVGLGETKEEILETMDDLLTHNVDIMTIGQYMQPTKKHLKVERYYHPDEFAELKEIALAKGFKHCESGPFVRTSYHADEQVNKTPAQQKIEYLKAMDQQENQQMS, encoded by the coding sequence TTGCCACAGCAAACTGATTACATTCGGAAGCCGGAATGGTTAAAAATCAAACTAAACACAACGCAATCTTACGGAAATATAAAAAATCTCGTGAAAGGAAATCGACTAAATACCGTTTGTGAAGAAGCGAAATGCCCAAACATTTATGAATGCTGGAGTGAACGTGGGACAGCTACATTTATGATTTTAGGAAATGTTTGTACGAGAGGTTGCCGTTTTTGTGCTGTTGCTACTGGTCGTCCTACTGAATTAGACTGGGCCGAGCCAGAACGTGTCGCCGATTCGGTAAAAGTGATGGGATTGAAACATGTTGTCGTTACCGCTGTTGCTCGAGATGATTTAATAGATGGTGGTGCCGCTGTTTTTGCAGAAACGGTTCGTGCCATTCGCCGGAAGAATCCTGGTACGACGATTGAAATTTTACCGTCAGATATGAAAGGCGATTATGAAAGTCTACATACATTAATGAGTAGCAAACCAGATATTTTTGACCATAATGTGGAAACCGTACGCCGACTCACACCAAGGGTTCGTGCGATTGCAAAATATGACCGCTCCCTCCAGTTATTGAAACGAGTGAAAGAAATCTCTCCAGAAACTCCAACAAAGTCAAGTATTATGGTTGGTCTCGGGGAAACGAAAGAGGAAATTCTTGAAACGATGGACGACTTGTTAACTCATAACGTTGACATTATGACAATTGGTCAGTATATGCAACCAACGAAAAAGCATTTAAAAGTTGAGCGTTACTATCATCCAGATGAGTTTGCAGAGTTAAAGGAAATTGCCTTAGCAAAAGGATTTAAGCATTGTGAATCTGGTCCGTTCGTTCGTACATCTTACCATGCCGATGAACAAGTAAATAAAACACCTGCACAACAAAAAATTGAATATTTAAAAGCAATGGATCAACAAGAAAATCAACAAATGAGCTAA
- a CDS encoding lipoate--protein ligase family protein gives MAFDECMLRWHSQGKIPPTLRFYGWSKPTLSIGYFQRAKTINFQAVEKYACEFVRRLTGGSAVLHDDELTYSLVIDEHDPSIPKSVTKAYYILSQGVLEGYKNLNVPCEFAIPERELDKERSAICFEKPSFYEMVVDGKKISGNAQTRKQGVLMQHGSIPVSLDNNMLFDLFAFSSEKSRQRRKEQFAQKATSIKEVTGKSYTYEQMKVAFKKGFETGLDIHLSPLKLSEEQWKEVQELAHTKYETDMWNYYTTKERETIATAN, from the coding sequence ATGGCATTTGACGAATGTATGTTGCGCTGGCATAGTCAAGGAAAAATCCCACCGACACTTAGGTTTTATGGATGGAGCAAACCTACCTTGTCGATTGGGTATTTTCAACGAGCAAAGACAATTAATTTTCAGGCAGTTGAAAAGTATGCGTGTGAGTTCGTTCGCCGGCTCACTGGTGGAAGTGCCGTTCTTCACGATGATGAATTGACCTACAGTTTAGTCATCGATGAGCATGACCCAAGCATCCCAAAATCAGTCACAAAAGCATATTACATACTCTCCCAAGGAGTACTAGAAGGTTACAAAAACTTAAACGTTCCATGTGAGTTTGCCATTCCCGAAAGAGAGTTAGACAAAGAACGTTCTGCGATTTGTTTTGAAAAGCCATCTTTCTATGAAATGGTTGTTGATGGGAAAAAGATTAGCGGGAATGCACAAACCCGAAAACAAGGCGTACTCATGCAACACGGTTCAATTCCGGTAAGCCTTGATAACAATATGCTATTCGACCTTTTTGCTTTCTCCTCGGAGAAAAGCAGGCAGAGACGAAAAGAACAATTTGCACAAAAAGCTACATCCATTAAAGAAGTAACAGGCAAGTCCTATACATACGAACAAATGAAGGTAGCTTTCAAAAAGGGCTTTGAAACTGGACTCGACATTCATTTATCACCACTGAAACTATCTGAGGAACAATGGAAAGAAGTACAAGAATTAGCTCACACCAAATACGAAACAGACATGTGGAATTATTATACGACGAAGGAGCGTGAAACCATTGCCACAGCAAACTGA
- a CDS encoding pyridoxal phosphate-dependent aminotransferase codes for MNYANKLKRLPTQFFASLVDKVNQAIEEGRDVINLGQGNPDQPTPNHIIKALQEAASDPMNHKYSPFRGLKEFKEAVCDFYQNEYAVQLNPETDVAILFGAKAGLVELPFCLLNPGETMLLPDPGYPDYLSGVVLADVHYETVPLRAENNFLPNYDEIPEEIKEEAKLLYLNYPNNPTGAVATEEFFKETVQLAKNYGITVMHDFAYGAIGFDGKKPVSFLQVDGAKDICVEMYTLSKTYNMAGWRIGFAVGNPTIIEAINLFQDHLYVSLFPAIQKAAIEALTSDQTCVEELVHRYESRRNVFIDACKEIGWNVTAPKGSFFAWLPVPNGFTSQSFADYLLKKADVAVAPGNGFGKFGEGYIRVGLLMDENRLVEAVQRIGKLNVFQ; via the coding sequence GTGAACTACGCAAATAAATTGAAACGACTTCCAACGCAGTTTTTTGCAAGTCTAGTTGACAAAGTGAATCAAGCAATAGAAGAAGGTCGTGATGTGATTAATTTAGGCCAAGGAAACCCTGATCAACCAACACCAAATCATATAATTAAAGCTCTACAAGAAGCCGCTAGTGATCCGATGAATCATAAATATTCCCCTTTCCGTGGGTTAAAAGAATTTAAAGAGGCGGTTTGTGACTTTTATCAAAACGAATATGCTGTTCAACTTAATCCAGAAACAGATGTCGCTATTTTATTCGGTGCAAAAGCTGGGTTGGTCGAACTTCCATTTTGCTTATTGAATCCCGGAGAAACGATGTTATTACCCGATCCTGGTTACCCTGATTATTTATCTGGTGTTGTATTAGCCGATGTACATTACGAAACGGTCCCCTTAAGGGCCGAAAATAACTTTTTACCTAACTATGATGAAATACCTGAGGAAATAAAAGAGGAAGCAAAATTACTCTATTTAAACTATCCGAATAATCCAACTGGAGCTGTCGCAACAGAAGAATTTTTCAAAGAAACGGTCCAACTCGCGAAAAATTATGGAATAACGGTGATGCATGACTTTGCTTATGGTGCGATAGGTTTTGACGGAAAGAAACCGGTTAGCTTTTTACAAGTCGATGGTGCTAAGGATATTTGTGTGGAGATGTATACATTATCGAAAACGTACAATATGGCTGGATGGCGGATTGGCTTTGCGGTTGGAAATCCCACTATTATTGAGGCGATTAATTTATTTCAAGATCATTTATACGTTAGCTTATTTCCGGCAATCCAAAAAGCCGCAATTGAAGCATTAACTAGCGACCAAACTTGTGTGGAAGAATTAGTTCACCGTTATGAATCTCGGCGAAACGTTTTTATCGACGCATGTAAGGAAATTGGTTGGAATGTAACTGCTCCAAAAGGATCGTTTTTTGCCTGGCTTCCTGTTCCAAACGGATTTACTAGTCAAAGTTTTGCTGATTATTTATTAAAAAAAGCCGATGTTGCTGTTGCACCAGGGAATGGTTTTGGTAAGTTTGGAGAAGGTTATATCCGTGTCGGCTTATTGATGGACGAGAATCGGCTAGTTGAAGCTGTTCAGCGAATTGGGAAACTCAATGTATTTCAATAA